One Mytilus trossulus isolate FHL-02 chromosome 5, PNRI_Mtr1.1.1.hap1, whole genome shotgun sequence DNA segment encodes these proteins:
- the LOC134718488 gene encoding alpha-(1,3)-fucosyltransferase 7-like: MPCPLLKRRYKTRWKNVFYVILAITMTTLVTMYYRDNDKSLWPIPHYGLISNTYHPYVKTFPDRQFGPDQTNKVILLWTKYFETYEWLHTIPSHTKHCPKQCTITNNRDDLPQSDAVLFHFTDKDLFLNDLPTKRLLSQVWALFINEPNIFVQESFTPWANVFNWTISYRRHSTVFMPYGMYEPIPNELLPNVSRINPPIYPAHHRDKMAYAVVSRCADDAERYRLVNEISQHINVDYYGECGSLKCEIKHNSCLPPNTLRRYRFRLAFEDSNCRDYVTEKFWDTLSKGIIPVVNWKAAQRDVPVPPKSYINVYDFPNIKSLAEYLTKVSRNSTLFQSYFKWRDHFQIYTSFWNSFCNFCTALYDKSVPAKVYTDLEGWLRDDYCQRFTFQNQIRRLIKRFLFDGNLVDLRIFN; encoded by the coding sequence ATGCCATGTCCTCTTTTAAAGAGAAGATACAAAACAAGGTGGAAGAATGTGTTTTACGTCATCTTAGCGATTACCATGACAACTTTAGTGACAATGTACTATAGGGATAACGACAAATCTCTATGGCCAATACCTCACTATGGACTAATATCCAACACATATCACCCGTATGTCAAAACATTTCCAGATAGACAGTTCGGACCCGatcaaacaaataaagtaaTACTGTTATGGACTAAGTACTTTGAAACATACGAATGGCTTCATACAATACCATCACATACAAAACACTGCCCCAAGCAATGTACTATTACTAACAATAGAGACGATTTACCACAAAGTGATGCTGTACTATTTCATTTTACAGACAAAGATTTGTTTCTGAACGATTTACCCACTAAAAGACTTCTTTCACAGGTGTGGGCTTTATTCATTAATGAACCTAATATCTTTGTGCAAGAGAGTTTCACACCATGGGCAAACGTATTTAACTGGACTATTTCATACAGGAGACATTCCACTGTGTTTATGCCATACGGGATGTATGAACCTATTCCGAATGAACTTCTTCCGAATGTCTCGCGTATTAATCCACCTATATACCCAGCACACCACAGAGATAAGATGGCTTACGCAGTTGTCAGTCGTTGTGCCGATGATGCCGAGCGGTACAGACTAGTCAATGAAATAAGTCAGCACATCAATGTCGATTATTACGGTGAATGTGGGAGTttgaaatgtgaaataaaacataattcatGTTTACCTCCAAATACTCTGAGACGATACAGATTTCGTCTGGCTTTTGAGGACAGTAATTGTCGAGACTATGTGACGGAGAAGTTCTGGGATACTCTTTCTAAAGGAATCATTCCCGTTGTCAATTGGAAAGCAGCTCAACGAGATGTACCGGTGCCTcctaaatcatatataaatgtttatgattttcCAAATATAAAAAGTCTCGCCGAATATCTTACTAAAGTTAGTCGGAACAGCACGTTATTTCAGAGTTATTTTAAATGGAGAGACCATTTTCAGATTTATACCTCGTTTTGGAATAGTTTTTGTAACTTTTGCACCGCTCTCTACGACAAAAGTGTACCAGCTAAAGTGTATACTGATCTAGAGGGATGGCTGAGGGATGATTACTGCCAACGATTTACA